TAAATTGCTTGGCTACTTGCAGAATTTTTTCAATTCAACAATTTTCTTATGAAAAGTTACATGCTCCTTGGATATACTGTAGATTTCTTATTTTCCTTTGATATAGTGGTGCATCATATGGTGTAATGACATAACAGGTTCAAGTAAGCCTTGTGGATGTCTCCACAACTAAGAAGGTGACATCACAAGATTTTAAGGGCACCACATTTATCTCAAGAGATGCAGTTCTTTCGTGTCATTTAGGTGTCGATCAACATGAACTTCCTAGTGACAGAGGTGAAGCAATCACACTCATGTCAGAGGCTCTCCAGAGCTTTCTAAAAAGAAGATATGAAAGTGGTACTCTGCTAGGTGCTGTTGGATTAGGAGGCAGTGGAGGAACTGCCCTAATTGCTCCTGCTCTAAGATCCCTGCCACTCGGAGTGCCTAAGCTTATTGTATCTACTGTTGCTAGTGGCCAAACGGCACCATATGTTGGAACATCGGACTTGGTGTTGTTTCCTTCAGTTGTTGACATATGTGGCATAAACAGTGTCAGCCGTGTTATATTATCTAATGCTGCTGCAGCTGTTGCTGGAATGGTGCACGGAATATTAATGGAATCCAATGAATCTGATGAAACTGCCACAAAACCAACTATTGGTATTACAATGTTTGGTGTGACAACAACATGTGTAAATATGGTCAAAGAAAGACTGAGCAAAGAAGGTTATGAGACACTTGTATTCCATGCCACAGGTGTAGGAGGAAAAGCGATGGAAGAACTAGTTAAGGGAGGTTTCATACAGGTACCACTTTCTGGTAAATTGTGATGATAACTCATAATCTCAGTTATCAACTCCTTATGTAACTGGTAGTTGCAGAGTTTTTTCTTTCTCACATTTATTTGGTTGCATATAGGGTGTATTAGATATAACGACAACAGAAGTTGCAGACCACATTGTTGGCGGTGTTATGGCATGTGATGATACAAGGTTTGATGCAATTATCGACAACAAAATCCCTCTTGTTCTCAGTGTTGGAGCCTTGGATATGGTCAACTTTGGAGCTCGAGATACGATACCTCCTGATTTCACAGGAAGAAAGATACATGTGCATAATGAGCAGGTTAAGTATAACAACACTTTCCAATGGTTTTTATTCATTTTTGACCAAAATATGCTTGCATGATTATTGCTGAACTTGTTTCTTCAGGTGTATTTTCCCTTGTAATGCACTATGAAGGTATAATCACATTAGATGGTTATGTCAACTCAGTGCTACAACATTGGAGAATTATCAGTAAATATGTTATTAAATTTTTAGATAAACATTATACATAATTTACTACATATAATGCTATTAAGGTTTCAGGATGATTTATTGTTGTACAGAATTTGTATGggggtattttttttgttgcaaggATATGAAAATTTCCATCTCCTTATTCTGTATGCTgggtgcatttttttaaaatgtatcATTGCAGGGCATTTGCACAAGCGTTGTGTTGTCTAAAATGACTCTTTAGAAGTCCAATTTCAAGAAATATTCTCTTATCTCCTGTACCATTGTTTGCGAGTGCTACATACATTTCCTCTTTGTTACAATCAGTAACAACTCTCTTATCTTACAGGTTTCACTGATGCGAACTACAGTAGAAGAGAACAAAAAAATTGCTGAGTTTATAGCtgataaaataaacaaatcttCATCGAAGGTTATTGTTTGCCTGCCACAAAAGGGCATCTCTGCAATAGATGCACCTAAAATGCCATTTTACGATCTGGAGGCTACATCTACGCTGCTGGATGAATTATGTAGCCGTATAGAGAAAACTGACAACAGAGAGGTTTCCtcatatttcataaattattGCCTTTTATTTTTATCTCTTCAAGTGAACTAAGCTGTTTTAGATTATTGACAGGTCAAGATGCTTCCATATCATATAAATGATCCGGAATTTGCTAATGTTTTGGTGGACGCATTCTTGAGTATGGATGTAAAGGCATCTAATACAATAAGTCCAGAAAACAGCATGGTCCAAACTAATCAAGATGTAAATACAAAAGAATATTGTTCAACACAGAGAACTTCAGATAGTTCTATCATATGGAGATCTCCAGTAGATTTTCCTGATGCAAGACCAGGTTAGTTCTTATTTGATCTGCATATCATGAGCTAAAAACATTTTTATGCTCACAAAGGAAACTGTAGAGGTTATCAAATATCTACATATTCTGATTCCATCTACATGTTCGTCGTTTTTATCATAGAAATTGCTGCATGAGGTTATTGAAGTTATCTGATGCTCACTTTGGTATTTTCTGTTCAGCGTTACTGAAACATCTAGTCGGTTGTGAGAGAATGGTTatctattaatttatttatgtttCTTATAGAATCTGCAGCCAACATCATGGTGCTTTCCTCTTTTGTTTTATTTACTTGATTTCCATTTTTGTTTTGACTGTTGTGCTGTGGTTATCCAATACTCCTACATATTTTCTGTTACTCATGAAATATAGCGGaggtgggtttttttttgtgtgtgtgtgtggggggggggggggggggggactgaGTTGGTTTTCTGTTCTTGATTGCTTCCCAAATTAATTGCCAAGCCCTTTAAACAGGAGAGTTCATAACAAACAATCTCATAACCAATCTGTAGTGAAATCAGAAGATTAGAAGCTAAGGGAGGAGTTTTTAATGTTTTGTGTTCCAAATAAATTGCCAAGTCCTTTAAATACATAAATAATCTAATAAGTGGCTTGCCTTGCAATGAAATTGGCTGAGGCCAACCATAGCAGAAAATATTATCAGTTTATGCATGAGCGGAATAATTCAATCATTAatgttttaaaattattatctcAAAATTGGCTGCATGTTCCAAGGCATGCTTCATTCATTATATTTTACTCCTGGTATTTCTTGCTACAATGACATGCAATGATGGTTTGCTCTTATATTCTTACAGAAACTTTGCAAAAGACAAAGTCAGTATTACATAAACTAAAGCAACAAATTGTTGAGGGTACTCCTGTCATTGGAGCTGGTGCTGGCACTGGCATATCAGCCAAGTTTGAAGAAGCTGGTGGAGTTGATCTTATAGTTCTGTACAACTCCGGGCGGTTTCGCATGGCTGGGAGGGGTTCATTGGCAGGACTATTGCCATTTGCAGATGCAAACGCTATTGTACTTGAGATGGCCAATGAAGTGTTGCCTGTAAGTCATCAGATACCTTCGGCACTGTGCCtgtcaattgatttttttactaTTAGTAGATGTTAATGACATACTGTTTATTTAGGTGGTTAAAGGAGTTCCGGTTCTTGCTGGGGTTTGCGCTACTGATCCATTCCGTAGAATGGAGTACTTCCTTAAACAACTAGAAGCTATTGGATTTTGTGGTGTCCAAAATTTCCCCACTGTTGGTCTTTTTGATGGCAATTTTCGACAGAACTTGGAAGAAACTGGAATGGGCTACAGGTGTGATTAATCATGTTTGGATTAGTAAAATATATTATCATCCTGGCTTGAAGTTCTGATATAATTCATTGTTTAGTTAATTTTCTAGGAAAGATCCAAATTAGCTGCCCATGAGATCATTAATCCTTGTTCTTTAGCATACACAGCAATTTTCTCAATGGCTTAGCACTGAATTTTCCCTCCCACATCTGGGGAGAATTTGCGTTGGATTGTGTTTAACCTTTTTCATCATATGACAGCTTGGAAGTGGAGATGATCTCAAGAGCTCACAGCATGGGTTTTTTGACGACTCCATATGCTTTCAATCCTGAAGAAGCTGCTGCCATGGCCAAGGCTGGAGCTCATATAATAGTGGCACATATGGGTCTAACAACAGCTGGGTCTATTGGGGCAAAGACTGCTGTCACTTTAGATGACAGTGTCAAACGTGTTCAAGCCATTGCTGATGCAGCACTTGGGATTAATCCTGACATTATTGTTCTGTGTCATGGAGGTACACTTTCTATTTTTGATAAGTCGATGGTCACTTCTCTTTTGCAATATAGGATTGGTCTCATTCTAGTACTTGAATATGGATATACCCCTATCCACATTCGTAGTATCCCCACactaggttgttatattttatgacggaggtagtagctatCAACTTATCATTGGATATTTTCATCAGGTCCCATATCAGGGCCGCAGGAGGCAGAGTTTATCCTAAAGCGCACTAACAGGGTCCATGGATTCTATGGTGCATCAAGCATGGAGCGGCTACCAGTTGAGCAAGCTATCACAAACACCATGAGGGAGTATAAACGGATTTCCATAAAATAAGAATGATAGTTCAGACTTCAAATATGTCCTTTGCTCTACATGGTACTGATCTTCATACTGATTCAAAGAACAATAATGGAAGAGGAAGCCAGGTGTTTGTGCATTGTTGTACCATATGCGGCACATGTACTCGTGTATTTCAGTCGGAATAAAGAATGATAAGCGAATGATTTCGTGCTTACTTAATAACTATCCATACTAAGACGATAAGTTACTGTAACCATGACAAAATCTGTGATAAAGACCGAAATTTTACGGACCAAATGGAAGTTCGGACTTAGACGATAAGCGAATCTGTGATTTAGATTTTGGCCAAAATTTAATAGGCTCGACTTTTTGACGTGATCTTGTCTTCTTGCGGCCCCATCATTTGGCTTCTTCCCTAATaaatgaataaaaataaatttgtaggtaaaattCTTATATATGTGTCCTTGATGAATTAAAAgtcaatgctgaaaaaaaaactacgttgaaaatatctcaaaatcaatcttaaaattaattttaaaaatttaaattttggttttttttagggCTGATTAGGCCATCGGATGGGAGCCTTAGTTTTAGCATTTGAGTTAGATGTGGGTGGGCACTGAAGTAGGAGTAGGCAGCAAACATTTGGGGAACTGCTATTCTGCACCGAGCTGATGAGGCACGAACATCGGAAGCTAGGCCGACGGCCCGTAGGTCGGCCTCGGAGTCCACACGGTCCCTTCCGACTGCGATGGGTAGCGCTGCAGTGGCTACTGATGGTGGCCCGTGCGAGGAGGAGCCTGCCCAGGTCGCCCTCACCCGAAAAAGGAGCGGGTTAGGGCCTTAGGGGGGACGAACAAGGTCGACGTCTTGGGTTTCTCCTGCGGCAACCGCACTGTCCTTGTCGATCGCCCCTCCTTGCATACCCTAGTGACATTCCACCGCATCCACACCTGCTTCGACGCGTCAGTACCATCGCACTTGATACCTCCATGCGCTTGCGGTGCCCAACACACATTGTTCGGCTGTGGGTGGCGTGGATAGGCCaagccgccgtcctcctcatcGCCCACCGCCGACCTTATCCTCACTGCTCGCCACCCTGGTGAGATAGGAACTGAGGGGAGAGAGATAGGTGAGGATAGATAAGGGTCACTAACACGTGAGACTCACGCTAACTCAACGTTGTTAACTATAGTCAACTaaccacgtcggataaaaccagCCGCTATACTACCCAAGGATCTAATTCGGTTTTGTGAGTTGAGATGGGCTATACCTGGTATTGCGGTTCAGGAACGAATTTCAAACTCCACAGCAAATTGAGGTAGCTAAAGTGACCTTATTCcttagggttaattggatccataccaCTGCAACTTtgcgaaattaaaaaaaaatgccactGATTCACTGTGTTTCTTCGAATGGATCGATGGGTTGCTTCATTGGACCAAAGCAAGCACATATAGGTAGAAAACAGTAAACGGGCTATTGAGCCCATACCCAACCCAATAAGGAGAAGCAGATCTGCAGATGTGCACGCTCGCGAGGCTGGTGAGAGAGATGTCGACAAGTGTGACGTCCACAGTCAGAAATTTgagtgaaataaaaaaaaaatcagttgagTGACACATTGATCCCCAGTCTACATGTACCTGCTGAAATCAATGTTGTAGCTTGTCACTAGAACATTTTGGTACCGAAATTTAGTACATGGATTTTTTACATGAAAATTCGATACATGTTACATTTCCGTCATTCCGTGGCTAGAATAAAAATGCACTCTCTCCGTCCACAAATATATGAACATCTATTTAGATGTATGGAAGAGTTTGTCTGATGTTCGGTCAATGATCTATGCGTGCTGCGTATATATACTATTTATATCTTTAAAGTTATAATCCACAACATTCTAAAACTTAACAAGTAAAGATGCACATCATCATCCATTAGTAATTATTATATCTTAATCCTCATTCAAACATACTATGTCAtctatattttattatattctaaatcttaaaaatacgagcatgttaaatcatcattgCATATAATTCCAataatattttaacatatatCTTCATCATTTTCTacaatatcctatatacttcaTCCCCACTTAGTTAATGTTTTCTATCTCTCATTAAATCACATCACCTCAATTGTTTCTAGCCGTTAGTTGATTAATATATAGTTCAAATTATTtccctcattttttttctcatgaagTCACATCACCTTACTTTTTTACTTTTGGATTATCaatctatatactatttaaattatcaCAAACCACATCAACTTAAGTGGTTTATAGTTTTTTTCTCCAAtgatcattaaaaaaatacaactttTATAATCTTAATGTTAGCTACATAACAAGATTTCACCGAAGTATCAAGAACAACGCAAGAACATGAGAAGTTCCACCAATCCGACAGGATTGgggtcgccgtcgccttcgccaCCTTAATCATTGATATTGAATATTCAAAGTTTACAGTATACCTCAACgcacttctctctctctcacgcaaTACCAGTCTGACCTAGAACGGTGCTCATTCGGCCCATTCCGGCCCATACATCATGGGATTAGCAACCTGGTTCGAGCAGGCTAGCCCGTTCCTCCAGACGAGGCTTCTGCTTTACTTTGTAGTTCATCCGGCACTGTCAGGTTGCTGATAACTGTTGATATTGCTTAATGTCATCACTAGAAacataattcccagcaataaaGCCGAAATATTCTCGTTACATCTCACGGTCACAGATATaatccacaagcgcacggatataccattgtagcatttcactcgGACGTATGCCAAGGTGTCGTATTTATaaaatcccaagggaagatatgataagagagtactATACTAATAATTTACATCACTTGTATAGATCAAAATCTATGCAGGGGTTAACAATATTCAAGGGTAGAATAAGTTGACACACATAAGGAATTAACCACAATactctcattaaaatataatctagattaagtggagaaaaaaaataagaaaagaatcATTTTTTGTACTTCTAATAtatagtcattttaatataCACTTGCTAGTATACAATCATGCAGCCAATACCCATTAACTACACCCTCTGGTGTATCGCGAGACCACCCCTGGttgtcgagttccttacgacaacccgtcatgaccatccaaccggtaatgaatacggaggagtacccacaCCAAGAAATTGTCTTAGTATTATATACGCAAgtggaggaatacccatactgagctgtcaccatcagcggcccacctttACAAACCCGCGGCATATAACATCATTTAATGGTacctaataatctaagcaccgcgcttacattactaaatactactccaCATCGCTGCAGCTGACATAGAGCAATCATGGTAATGaacattaaacccacaccattgcatATCTCTGGTAAGCTAGCTACATAATTATATCGAGACAAGTACAAACTAAAGTCGGCCCtcgaataattatataaatgaagtaAAGGACCGAAACtaaataaagaagaatatttcatTAATGAATTAAGtcttaaaaaagaagaaaaagctactagagccatacccgaaatATCCTGAAGACTTAAAAAACTAAAGAAAatattctattcctactccactagtgCTAGAACAATATAAGTAAACTAGAGTGCactttggaatggagggagtgagGTCCTTAAATATGTTGCCAATGACGGTTATGGCGGTtggaaatgtcaaaaatgccccacaaccgtcattggggagtgaTCAGGAGCGTCTACGTGAAAGGCCAGGATGAGAGACCGCAGAgagggtttggccgaaccaacCTGGGTTGGCCCTTCTGGCCTGTTGCTTCCTCCTGTGCATCCTCTCACGACTTCTTAGCCAGTGGTTGGGCCCTTTTACAGTGGTTTAATTGAGTTTATAGGCCCATCCAACCATAAGTCTGCCACTTGACGGACGTTGAGTGATTGTTCGGTTATTTTCcatcgattctcctccatttatgCGAAGATCTCTATATTCAAATAAAATTCCAAGTACAAGTGGAGATAGATTATTTCTAataaaatatgcattgcaagtattgctagttctcctttattttggatatattgactgtcgaaattggtctataacgacCTTCAACAACAGCCCCCACTCCTTGAGCTTTGGCTTGCCCCCAAGCCAAATGCATTTGGAAAACATTGACGCAAATCCACATCATCCTCCCATGTCTCCTGCCCAGCAATGTCTCTGGACCAAAGTACAAAACTTGATTAACTAGAGATGTACCTTTCCTGACTTGACGGGTATCCAAGATAGCCATTGGAATTTTCAGATGAGGTGAGATGGAAGCTGAGGCTGTATTGCTTGGTTGAATCCAGTGATATATTTGAGTTGAGAAACATGAATACTGGATGTATGGCACTGTCAGCTAGAAGTTGCAAGCGATAAGCTGCCTTGCTCACCTTAGCCACAATCTGGAATGGCCCAAAATAACAAAAAGACAACTTGTGATTAATGAACATAGGGCTGCAACTTCAAATAAACCCAATCACCTTCAACAAATTCTCTTAAACTTCCCTTCTTGTCAGCATAGGCCTTCATCTGCTGTTGAGCTCTATTGAGGTGCTGGTGCAGTAAGCTAACCATAAGTTTTCTCTCCTTTAACCACTCATCAAGATTAGGGATGGAACAAGCATCATCTCTGATGCCAAAGTGGCTGAGTGGGTAACCATACAAACACTTCAAAAGGAGTCTTCAGTAAGGCAGAAAGATAAGAAGTGTTAAACCAAAACTCAGCCAAATACAACCAAGAACCCCACTTGGCAGGCATGGTTTGAACAAAACATCGCAGATAGATTTCTAGACACTGATTTACTCTTTCAGTTTGACCTAGAAAACAATTGGTCCCTGAGTTGGCTTGTAAAATTTTATCCCTATTAGATATGATGCAAGCAGGAAGGCCATGTAACTTATAAACATTGCACATGAAAGAGTTGGCAACATCACCAGTAGAGAATGGATGAGATAGAGGAATAATAAAATGGGAATACATGGAAAAAGTTATCAACCACCACCAAAATGCAATTGAACTTGCCATATTTGGGTAACCTTCAATAAAATCCATAGTATTCCCTTGCCATGCACTATCAGGAACATGCAGGTGTTGTAACAAGCCAGGATACTTGAGTCTATCAGGTTTGGCCTGCAAACAGATGGAGCAAGCTTTGAGGATAGAGTGTATAGTTTGTTTCATTTTTGGGCCAAACAAACAAAGCCTTGATTCTGCTATAA
The Oryza sativa Japonica Group chromosome 6, ASM3414082v1 DNA segment above includes these coding regions:
- the LOC4341021 gene encoding toMV susceptible protein tm-1(GCR26) — encoded protein: MELLCIGTADTKLDELLFLAARLRSTLAATSSAQVQVSLVDVSTTKKVTSQDFKGTTFISRDAVLSCHLGVDQHELPSDRGEAITLMSEALQSFLKRRYESGTLLGAVGLGGSGGTALIAPALRSLPLGVPKLIVSTVASGQTAPYVGTSDLVLFPSVVDICGINSVSRVILSNAAAAVAGMVHGILMESNESDETATKPTIGITMFGVTTTCVNMVKERLSKEGYETLVFHATGVGGKAMEELVKGGFIQGVLDITTTEVADHIVGGVMACDDTRFDAIIDNKIPLVLSVGALDMVNFGARDTIPPDFTGRKIHVHNEQVSLMRTTVEENKKIAEFIADKINKSSSKVIVCLPQKGISAIDAPKMPFYDLEATSTLLDELCSRIEKTDNREVKMLPYHINDPEFANVLVDAFLSMDVKASNTISPENSMVQTNQDVNTKEYCSTQRTSDSSIIWRSPVDFPDARPETLQKTKSVLHKLKQQIVEGTPVIGAGAGTGISAKFEEAGGVDLIVLYNSGRFRMAGRGSLAGLLPFADANAIVLEMANEVLPVVKGVPVLAGVCATDPFRRMEYFLKQLEAIGFCGVQNFPTVGLFDGNFRQNLEETGMGYSLEVEMISRAHSMGFLTTPYAFNPEEAAAMAKAGAHIIVAHMGLTTAGSIGAKTAVTLDDSVKRVQAIADAALGINPDIIVLCHGGPISGPQEAEFILKRTNRVHGFYGASSMERLPVEQAITNTMREYKRISIK